The following proteins are co-located in the Manihot esculenta cultivar AM560-2 chromosome 7, M.esculenta_v8, whole genome shotgun sequence genome:
- the LOC110619847 gene encoding cyclase-like protein 2, translating to MAGNKMDLLQLMLLLQLWIGVLTLTEAVRSLDEGVLTLTAPVSSGNDSDPPVRGDIYSNGKIYDITHLINPKMPKWGSPDGMGQVVTIIDDMQEGAEAYTSEMDLPSHTGTHVNAPSHFFEDYFEQGFDTSTLSLKTLNGPALVVDVPRNTNITAEVMRNLQIPQGIHRLLFRTLNTDRKLMYQSKFHSDYVGITGNGANWIVDNTNIKLVGIDYLSIATYTDAVPTHHALLRSREIVIVEGLKLDNVKAGIYDLHCLPLRVLGAEGTPARCILMSSNFQASDFMSKDFVPLL from the exons ATGGCCGGAAACAAGATGGATCTCCTCCAACTCATGCTCCTATTGCAACTATGGATTGGGGTTCTCACCCTGACAGAGGCAGTGCGTTCTCTGGATGAAGGGGTGCTAACTCTGACAGCTCCGGTGAGCTCAGGCAACGATTCCGACCCGCCGGTGAGAGGAGATATTTATTCTAATGGTAAAATCTATGACATCACCCACTTGATCAATCCCAAAATGCCGAAATGGGGGAGTCCTGATGGGATGGGACAAGTGGTAACCATTATTGATGATATGCAAGAGGGTGCAGAAGCTTATACTTCAGAGATGGATCTTCCTTCTCACACTGGAACACATGTTAATGCTCCATCTCATTTTTTTGAAGACTACTTTGAACAAGGCTTTGACACTAGCACTCTTAGTTTGAAGACTCTTAATG GTCCAGCGCTGGTCGTTGATGTTCCTAGGAACACTAACATAACTG CTGAAGTAATGAGGAATTTGCAAATTCCTCAAGGAATTCATCGCCTTCTTTTCAGAACTTTAAACACTGATAG gaAGCTTATGTACCAATCTAAGTTTCATTCAGACTATGTTGGAATCACGGGGAATGGAGCAAATTGGATTGTTGATAACACAAACATCAAACTTGTCG GCATTGATTACTTGTCCATTGCTACCTATACTGATGCTGTTCCAACACATCACGCATTATTGAGAAGCAGG GAAATTGTAATTGTGGAAGGGTTAAAACTTGACAACGTTAAAGCAGGAATATATGATCTGCATTGCTTGCCTCTGAGGGTGCTTGGTGCTGAGGGAACACCTGCAAGATGCATTCTCATGTCTTCAAATTTTCAGGCTTCTGATTTTATGTCAAAGGACTTTGTGCCTTTATTATGA